The Streptomyces phaeolivaceus genome has a window encoding:
- a CDS encoding dihydrolipoyllysine-residue succinyltransferase component of 2-oxoglutarate dehydrogenase complex: MSIARRVIVSRLVGTGIAALALSAAVSGPAFAHDTPGGGDGWGKKSYAPGQGAGTPTETDRCEFSLDGVKFADWVKLDDQNLKPTDDGKVHIKVRAAADATTCTVSLASYLAHGPTFATSGEQVFVDFDTVTVKKGATDSLDISVPDAGCYAQIDLYRGAVKFDGKLDAKDGFEHGDVPKGPDRPVIKDKLIAAWNGGTKDCTSEEQPPAEENPPAEEQPPADDQPPAEENPPADEQPPADDTPPADATPPAGDTPKTESSPSPSPSDSTPAAPNPNGGEPGDLAETGGGNAIPIAIGAAGLVAAGGVIFVVTRRKGANRTAQ; the protein is encoded by the coding sequence GCCCACGACACCCCCGGCGGCGGCGACGGCTGGGGCAAGAAGAGCTACGCCCCCGGCCAGGGCGCGGGCACGCCCACCGAGACCGACCGCTGCGAGTTCTCGCTGGACGGCGTGAAGTTCGCCGACTGGGTCAAGCTCGACGACCAGAACCTCAAGCCCACCGACGACGGCAAGGTCCACATCAAGGTCCGCGCCGCCGCCGACGCCACGACCTGCACGGTCTCCCTCGCGTCCTACCTCGCCCACGGCCCGACCTTCGCCACCTCCGGCGAGCAGGTCTTCGTCGACTTCGACACGGTCACGGTCAAGAAGGGCGCGACGGACTCCCTCGACATCTCCGTCCCCGACGCGGGCTGCTACGCGCAGATCGACCTCTACCGGGGCGCCGTGAAGTTCGACGGCAAGCTCGACGCGAAGGACGGCTTCGAGCACGGCGACGTCCCCAAGGGCCCGGACCGCCCGGTCATCAAGGACAAGCTGATCGCGGCCTGGAACGGCGGCACGAAGGACTGCACGTCGGAGGAGCAGCCCCCGGCCGAGGAGAACCCGCCCGCCGAGGAGCAGCCCCCGGCCGACGACCAGCCGCCCGCCGAGGAGAACCCGCCGGCGGACGAGCAGCCGCCCGCCGACGACACCCCTCCGGCGGACGCGACCCCGCCGGCCGGCGACACCCCGAAGACCGAGTCCTCGCCCTCCCCGTCCCCCTCGGACTCCACCCCGGCCGCGCCCAACCCCAACGGCGGTGAGCCCGGCGACCTCGCCGAGACCGGCGGCGGCAACGCCATCCCGATCGCGATCGGCGCGGCGGGCCTGGTGGCCGCGGGCGGCGTCATCTTCGTCGTCACCCGCCGCAAGGGCGCGAACCGCACGGCCCAGTGA